A single region of the Pseudomonas solani genome encodes:
- a CDS encoding DUF2868 domain-containing protein, protein MTESPPPNLTPLQRLWLTEAVRLREEHAGPLEDGEANRRANAAGGDLAQRIQTRALWLAERDGQLAALLHWLQGARLAFAALLLVALAAGSAMAVAALGDGQRPVNVFWALGSLLGLHLLMLLGWLLGLAFGGHASVLGRLWWWLSSKLARDAAAAQLGPALLVLLQRRRLARWGLGALVNGLWSLSLGTALLCLLALLATRRYGFVWETTILGSDTFVALTQALGALPALLGFALPDADTIRASSDVVAAADARQAWSGWLLGVCLVYGLLPRLALTLLCLWRWRSGRERLDLDLALPGYGLLRERLQPASERLGVLDADPGLALTDATHAHPDSGSGALLVAIELDDSRPWPPALPRGVGDAGILDSREQRQRLLEQLTRFPPQRLAIACDPRRSPDRGTLALIGELARCAAATRVWLLPAPPGAALDSLRLGEWHQALSRLELEHADSSPLAWLEKGHD, encoded by the coding sequence GTGACCGAGAGCCCACCGCCGAACCTCACTCCCCTGCAACGCCTCTGGCTGACCGAAGCCGTGCGTCTGCGCGAAGAACACGCCGGCCCGCTGGAAGACGGCGAAGCCAACCGCCGCGCCAATGCCGCCGGTGGCGACCTCGCCCAGCGCATCCAGACCCGCGCCCTGTGGCTCGCCGAACGCGACGGCCAGCTGGCCGCCCTGCTGCACTGGTTGCAGGGCGCGCGCCTGGCCTTCGCCGCATTGTTGCTGGTGGCCCTGGCCGCCGGCAGCGCCATGGCGGTGGCCGCCCTGGGTGACGGCCAGCGCCCGGTCAATGTGTTCTGGGCCCTGGGCAGCCTGCTCGGCCTGCACCTGCTGATGCTCCTCGGCTGGTTGCTGGGCCTGGCCTTCGGCGGCCACGCCAGCGTCCTCGGCCGCCTCTGGTGGTGGCTCAGTAGCAAGCTCGCCCGGGATGCCGCCGCCGCGCAACTGGGCCCGGCGCTGCTGGTGCTGCTGCAACGTCGCCGTCTGGCCCGCTGGGGCCTGGGCGCACTGGTCAACGGGCTCTGGAGCCTCAGCCTGGGCACCGCGCTGCTGTGCCTGCTGGCGCTGCTGGCTACCCGGCGCTACGGCTTCGTCTGGGAAACCACCATCCTCGGCAGCGACACCTTCGTCGCCCTGACCCAGGCCCTGGGCGCCCTGCCCGCCCTGCTCGGCTTCGCCCTGCCGGACGCCGACACCATCCGCGCCAGCAGCGACGTGGTGGCCGCCGCCGATGCGCGCCAGGCCTGGTCCGGCTGGCTGCTGGGGGTGTGCCTGGTCTACGGCCTGCTGCCGCGCCTGGCACTGACGCTGCTGTGCCTGTGGCGCTGGCGCAGCGGCCGCGAACGGCTCGACCTGGACCTCGCCCTGCCCGGCTACGGCCTGCTGCGCGAACGCCTGCAGCCGGCCAGCGAACGCCTCGGCGTGCTGGACGCCGACCCCGGCCTGGCGCTGACCGACGCTACCCACGCCCACCCCGACAGCGGCAGTGGCGCCTTGCTGGTGGCCATCGAGCTGGACGACAGCCGCCCCTGGCCGCCGGCCCTACCGCGCGGCGTGGGCGACGCCGGCATCCTCGACAGCCGCGAGCAACGCCAGCGCCTGCTGGAGCAGCTCACCCGCTTCCCGCCGCAACGCCTGGCCATCGCCTGCGACCCACGCCGCTCGCCGGATCGCGGCACCCTGGCACTGATCGGCGAACTGGCGCGCTGTGCCGCCGCCACGCGCGTCTGGCTGCTGCCGGCCCCACCGGGTGCAGCGCTGGACAGCCTGCGCCTGGGGGAATGGCACCAGGCCCTGTCGCGTCTGGAGCTGGAGCATGCCGACAGCTCGCCCCTCGCCTGGCTGGAG
- a CDS encoding glycerophosphodiester phosphodiesterase, translating to MASISTLRHWLAVCSLTLPLCSFAAPDPVQSAIDWAAQQPRAAKGHAQGEGTPLVVGHRGASGYVPEHTLASYALAALQGADFVEPDLVMTRDGQLVARHDNELGLTTDVGKHPEFADRKRTQNIDGVALTGWFSEDFTLAELKTLKAIERIPQVRPGNARLDGAFEIPTLQEIIDLVKSLQLSQQRRIGLYIETKHPTHFQQLGLAMEKPLLRTLQRNGYTDRRSAVYIQSFEVDNLQRIARQSSIRLIQLYGAGQPYDQQVLGTGLTYAKMASAAGLKTVARYAAGVGPDKAYVIPRDAAGNLGQPTRFVADAHAAGLKVHPYTFRAENAFLPTNLRNGSDPQVRGDVEAEINAFLDAGIDGLFIDQPDIAVRVREQRATH from the coding sequence ATGGCATCCATTTCCACCCTGCGGCATTGGCTGGCGGTCTGCAGCCTGACGTTGCCCCTCTGTTCATTCGCCGCGCCGGACCCGGTGCAATCCGCCATCGACTGGGCCGCCCAGCAGCCCCGCGCCGCCAAGGGCCATGCCCAGGGCGAGGGCACGCCGCTGGTGGTCGGCCATCGCGGCGCCAGCGGCTATGTGCCGGAGCACACCCTGGCCTCCTACGCCCTGGCCGCCCTGCAAGGCGCCGACTTCGTCGAGCCGGACCTGGTGATGACCCGCGACGGCCAACTGGTGGCCCGCCACGACAACGAACTGGGGCTGACCACCGACGTCGGCAAGCACCCCGAGTTCGCCGACCGTAAGCGCACCCAGAACATCGACGGCGTGGCGCTCACCGGCTGGTTCAGTGAAGACTTCACCCTGGCCGAGCTGAAGACCCTCAAGGCCATCGAGCGCATCCCCCAAGTGCGCCCGGGCAACGCACGGCTGGACGGCGCCTTCGAGATCCCCACCCTGCAGGAGATCATCGACCTGGTGAAGAGCCTGCAGCTCAGCCAGCAGCGGCGCATCGGCCTGTACATCGAGACCAAGCACCCCACCCACTTCCAGCAGCTCGGCCTGGCCATGGAGAAACCGCTGCTGCGCACCCTGCAGCGCAACGGCTACACCGACCGCCGCTCGGCGGTGTACATCCAGTCCTTCGAGGTGGACAACCTGCAGCGCATCGCCCGGCAGAGCAGCATCCGCCTGATCCAGCTCTACGGCGCCGGCCAGCCCTATGACCAGCAGGTGCTGGGCACCGGCCTGACCTACGCCAAGATGGCCAGCGCCGCCGGCCTCAAGACCGTCGCCCGCTATGCCGCCGGCGTCGGCCCGGACAAGGCCTACGTGATCCCCCGCGACGCCGCCGGCAACCTGGGCCAGCCCACGCGCTTCGTCGCCGACGCCCACGCCGCCGGGCTCAAGGTGCACCCCTACACCTTCCGCGCGGAAAACGCCTTCCTCCCCACCAACCTGCGCAACGGCAGCGACCCGCAGGTGCGCGGTGATGTCGAGGCGGAGATCAACGCCTTCCTCGACGCCGGCATCGACGGCCTGTTCATCGACCAACCGGACATCGCCGTGCGCGTCAGGGAGCAGCGGGCCACCCACTGA
- a CDS encoding dihydrofolate reductase codes for MKKTLPLSLIAALAQNRVIGRDNQLPWHLPADLKHFKALTLGKPIIMGRKTWDSLGRPLPGRLNLVVSRQAGLQLEGAEVFASLEEAVVRAEAWAREEDAEEVMLIGGAQLYTQGLEHGDRLYLTRVELAPEGDAFFPEVPDADWHLASSIEHEASDTSPAYAFQVWERR; via the coding sequence ATGAAAAAGACTCTGCCCCTCTCCCTCATCGCCGCCCTCGCGCAGAACCGCGTGATCGGCCGTGACAACCAACTGCCCTGGCACCTGCCGGCGGACCTCAAGCACTTCAAGGCCCTGACCCTGGGCAAGCCCATCATCATGGGCCGCAAGACCTGGGATTCCCTCGGCCGCCCGCTGCCGGGGCGCCTCAACCTGGTGGTCAGCCGCCAGGCCGGCTTGCAGCTGGAGGGCGCCGAGGTGTTCGCCAGCCTGGAAGAGGCCGTGGTACGCGCCGAAGCCTGGGCCCGTGAGGAAGACGCCGAGGAAGTGATGCTGATCGGCGGTGCCCAGCTCTACACCCAGGGCCTGGAGCACGGCGACCGCCTCTACCTGACCCGCGTCGAACTGGCCCCGGAAGGCGATGCCTTCTTCCCGGAAGTGCCGGATGCCGATTGGCACCTGGCCTCCAGCATCGAGCATGAGGCCAGCGACACCAGCCCTGCCTATGCCTTCCAGGTGTGGGAGCGGCGCTGA
- a CDS encoding metallophosphoesterase family protein, whose amino-acid sequence MRIGLIADTHGLLRPQALAALQGCDHILHAGDIGKPEILDTLRRLAPLTVVRGNNDTEHWAQRIPHDATLRSGGTCLYLIHDQADIPADLATRGIDAIITGHSHKPLITRRDGILHINPGSAGPRRFKLPISVGFLLIENERVRAELRELEV is encoded by the coding sequence CTGCGCATCGGCCTGATCGCCGACACCCACGGCCTGCTCCGGCCCCAGGCCCTGGCGGCCCTGCAAGGCTGCGACCACATCCTGCATGCCGGCGACATCGGCAAGCCCGAGATCCTCGACACGCTGCGCCGCCTGGCCCCCCTGACCGTGGTGCGCGGCAACAACGACACCGAGCACTGGGCGCAACGCATCCCTCACGACGCCACCCTGCGCTCCGGTGGCACCTGTCTCTACCTGATCCACGACCAGGCGGACATCCCCGCCGACCTCGCCACGCGCGGCATCGACGCCATCATCACCGGCCACTCCCACAAGCCGCTGATCACCCGCCGCGACGGCATCCTCCACATCAACCCGGGCAGCGCCGGGCCTCGGCGCTTCAAGCTGCCGATATCGGTGGGATTCCTGCTGATCGAAAACGAGCGGGTGCGCGCGGAATTGCGCGAGCTGGAGGTTTGA
- a CDS encoding nucleobase:cation symporter-2 family protein, whose protein sequence is MSSLENPATSTSRNELVYGLDDKPRPLVALLAALQHLLAIIVPIVTPGLLICQAIGVSARDTNLIVSMSLVISGIATFVQCKRFGPFGAGLLIVQGTSFNFVGPLIAGGALMVKQGTPVEAVMAAIFGVVIAGSFVEMGISRILPFVKRLITPLVTGIVVLMIGLTLIKVGLISMGGGFGAMANGTFANGENLLLSGTVLAIIVVLNRIPVVWMRSCAIVIALAVGYALAGYLGRLDFTGMHQAELFQVPMPLHFGLGFSWSLFIPMLVIYLVTSLEAIGDVTATSKVSRQPVEGPLWMQRIKGGVLVNGANSLLAGVFNTFPSSVFAQNNGVIQLTGIASRHVGLWIAVVLVILGLFPAVAGVIQAVPEPVLGGAAMVMFGAVAASGINILAGIELDRRALLIIAVSLALGLGVSQVPEFLAHMPAALRNVLESGVATGGICALLLNWFLPESPRPAE, encoded by the coding sequence ATGAGTTCACTGGAAAACCCGGCCACTTCCACCTCCCGCAACGAGCTGGTCTACGGCCTCGACGACAAGCCGCGCCCGCTGGTGGCGCTGCTCGCCGCACTGCAGCACCTGCTGGCAATCATCGTGCCCATCGTCACCCCCGGCCTGCTGATCTGCCAGGCCATCGGCGTCTCGGCGCGCGACACCAACCTGATCGTCTCCATGTCACTGGTGATCTCCGGCATCGCCACCTTCGTCCAGTGCAAGCGCTTCGGCCCGTTCGGCGCCGGGCTGCTGATCGTCCAGGGCACCAGCTTCAACTTCGTCGGCCCGCTGATCGCCGGCGGCGCGCTGATGGTCAAGCAGGGCACCCCGGTGGAAGCGGTGATGGCCGCCATCTTCGGCGTGGTGATCGCCGGCTCCTTCGTGGAGATGGGTATCTCGCGCATCCTGCCCTTCGTCAAACGCCTGATCACCCCGCTGGTGACCGGCATCGTGGTGCTGATGATCGGCCTGACCCTGATCAAGGTCGGCCTGATCAGCATGGGCGGCGGCTTCGGCGCCATGGCCAACGGCACCTTCGCCAATGGCGAGAACCTGCTGCTGTCCGGCACCGTGCTGGCGATCATCGTGGTGCTCAACCGCATCCCCGTGGTGTGGATGCGCAGCTGCGCCATCGTCATCGCCCTGGCCGTGGGCTACGCCCTGGCCGGCTACCTGGGCCGCCTGGACTTCACCGGCATGCACCAGGCCGAGCTGTTCCAGGTGCCGATGCCGCTGCACTTCGGCCTGGGCTTCTCCTGGAGCCTGTTCATCCCGATGCTGGTGATCTACCTGGTCACCTCGCTGGAAGCCATCGGCGACGTCACCGCCACCAGCAAGGTCTCGCGCCAGCCGGTGGAAGGCCCGCTGTGGATGCAGCGCATCAAGGGCGGCGTGCTGGTGAACGGCGCCAACTCGCTGCTGGCCGGCGTGTTCAACACCTTCCCCAGCTCGGTGTTCGCGCAGAACAACGGCGTGATCCAGCTCACCGGCATCGCCAGCCGCCACGTCGGCCTGTGGATCGCCGTGGTGCTGGTGATCCTCGGCCTGTTCCCGGCGGTGGCCGGCGTGATCCAGGCGGTGCCCGAGCCGGTGCTCGGCGGCGCGGCCATGGTGATGTTCGGTGCGGTGGCCGCCTCGGGCATCAACATCCTCGCCGGCATCGAACTGGACCGCCGCGCGCTGCTGATCATCGCCGTGTCCCTGGCCCTGGGCCTGGGCGTGTCGCAGGTGCCGGAGTTCCTCGCGCACATGCCGGCGGCGCTGCGCAACGTGCTGGAATCCGGTGTCGCCACCGGCGGCATCTGCGCGCTGCTGCTGAACTGGTTCCTGCCGGAATCCCCGCGCCCCGCCGAGTGA
- the ilvD gene encoding dihydroxy-acid dehydratase, producing the protein MPDYRSKTSTHGRNMAGARALWRATGMKDEDFKKPIIAIANSFTQFVPGHVHLKDLGQLVAREIEKNGGVAKEFNTIAVDDGIAMGHDGMLYSLPSREIIADSVEYMVNAHCADAIVCISNCDKITPGMLMAALRLNIPVVFVSGGPMEAGKTKLANHGLDLVDAMVVAADDSCSDEKVAEYERSACPTCGSCSGMFTANSMNCLVEALGLGLPGNGSTLATHSDREQLFLRAGRLAVELCQRYYGEGDESVLPRNVASFKAFENAMTLDIAMGGSTNTILHLLAAAQEAEIAFDLRDIDRLSRKVPQLCKVAPNIQKYHMEDVHRAGGIFSILGELARGGLLHTDVPTVHSPSMSDAIAQWDITQTDDEAVHTFFKAGPAGIPTQVAFSQSTRWDTLDDDRAEGCIRSVEHAYSQEGGLAVLYGNIALDGCVVKTAGVDESIHVFEGTAKIFESQDSAVKGILADEVKAGDIVIIRYEGPKGGPGMQEMLYPTSYLKSKGLGKQCALLTDGRFSGGTSGLSIGHASPEAAAGGAIGLVQDGDKVLIDIPNRSINLLVSDEELATRRAAQDKKGWKPAAPRTRKVTTALKAYALLATSADKGAVRNKAMLEDL; encoded by the coding sequence ATGCCTGATTACCGCTCGAAGACCTCCACCCACGGCCGCAACATGGCCGGCGCCCGCGCCCTCTGGCGCGCCACCGGGATGAAGGACGAAGACTTCAAGAAGCCGATCATCGCCATCGCCAACTCCTTCACCCAGTTCGTGCCCGGCCACGTGCACCTGAAGGACCTGGGCCAACTGGTCGCCCGCGAGATCGAAAAGAACGGTGGCGTGGCCAAGGAATTCAACACCATCGCGGTCGACGACGGCATCGCCATGGGCCACGACGGCATGCTCTATTCCCTGCCGAGCCGCGAGATCATCGCCGACTCTGTGGAATACATGGTCAATGCCCACTGCGCCGACGCCATCGTCTGCATCAGCAACTGCGACAAGATCACCCCCGGCATGCTGATGGCCGCCCTGCGCCTGAACATCCCCGTGGTGTTCGTCTCCGGCGGCCCGATGGAAGCCGGCAAGACCAAGCTGGCCAACCACGGCCTGGACCTGGTGGACGCCATGGTGGTGGCCGCCGACGACTCCTGCTCCGACGAGAAAGTCGCCGAGTACGAGCGCAGCGCCTGCCCCACCTGCGGTTCCTGCTCCGGCATGTTCACCGCCAACTCGATGAACTGCCTGGTCGAAGCCCTGGGCCTCGGCCTGCCGGGCAACGGCTCCACCCTGGCCACCCACTCGGACCGCGAGCAGCTGTTCCTGCGCGCCGGCCGCCTGGCCGTCGAGCTGTGCCAGCGCTACTACGGCGAAGGCGACGAGTCCGTGCTGCCGCGCAACGTCGCCAGCTTCAAGGCGTTCGAGAACGCCATGACCCTGGACATCGCCATGGGCGGTTCCACCAACACCATCCTGCACCTGCTGGCTGCCGCCCAGGAGGCGGAGATCGCCTTCGACCTGCGCGACATCGATCGCCTGTCGCGCAAGGTGCCGCAGCTGTGCAAGGTGGCGCCGAACATCCAGAAGTACCACATGGAAGACGTGCACCGCGCCGGCGGCATCTTCAGCATCCTCGGCGAGCTGGCCCGTGGCGGCCTGCTGCACACCGACGTGCCCACCGTGCACAGCCCGAGCATGAGCGATGCCATCGCCCAGTGGGACATCACCCAGACCGACGACGAAGCCGTGCACACCTTCTTCAAGGCAGGCCCGGCCGGCATCCCGACCCAGGTCGCCTTCAGCCAGAGCACCCGCTGGGACACCCTGGACGACGACCGCGCCGAAGGCTGCATCCGCAGCGTCGAGCACGCCTACTCCCAGGAGGGCGGCCTGGCCGTGCTCTACGGCAACATCGCCCTGGACGGCTGCGTGGTGAAAACCGCCGGCGTGGACGAATCCATCCACGTGTTCGAAGGCACCGCGAAGATCTTCGAAAGCCAGGACAGCGCCGTGAAGGGCATCCTCGCCGACGAAGTGAAGGCCGGCGACATCGTCATCATTCGCTACGAAGGCCCGAAAGGCGGCCCGGGCATGCAGGAAATGCTGTACCCCACCAGCTACCTGAAGTCCAAGGGCCTGGGCAAGCAATGCGCCCTGCTCACCGACGGCCGCTTCTCCGGCGGCACCTCGGGCCTGTCCATCGGCCACGCTTCCCCGGAAGCCGCCGCCGGTGGCGCCATCGGCCTGGTGCAGGACGGCGACAAGGTGCTGATCGACATCCCCAACCGCAGCATCAACCTGCTGGTGTCCGATGAAGAGCTGGCCACCCGCCGCGCCGCGCAGGACAAGAAAGGCTGGAAGCCCGCCGCCCCGCGTACCCGCAAGGTGACCACCGCCCTCAAGGCCTACGCCCTGCTCGCCACCAGCGCCGACAAGGGCGCCGTGCGCAACAAGGCGATGCTGGAAGACCTGTAA
- a CDS encoding hemopexin repeat-containing protein: MTTMKRAGRLLALATASLLALQAQAGTNKVLFFGIDGFKADAIPAGNMVNLEQLIASGVYTDGGWSPDTSMSGPGWSTLFMGVERDKHGVRDNNFTGQNYAQYPHFLTLLEQRKPQLVTAYAYNWSPLYAQMKPQADLKFDGPEANDPVLIAQAEDWLRNRADLDVLSAYYYGVDEAGHSHGFHSDTPQYVQAMGQADAALGRLLQAIKSRPTYAQENWLIVVSTDHGGSSTGHGANRPEHRKVAVVLSGAGIPALGRNRLATPLRQVDVVPTLFEHLGVSTQGLALDGRSRLHPVARTFAFGQNLLANPGAEYGAAHTDLAYDPDIAGWTKGGLQTVTRYGARSELPAGQGQLFVGQGKGSLTQRIELPPEAAGRPFQLDALLGASAGNSHDARVLVRFHTAEKRSSVYWNDDTGYFFAGDRYYRYNYRDDKVDAGYPQPIAGNWIGFEGFEGGARDIDAGFNAGNGKAYFFKGTQYVRFDIASDRVDPGYPKPIAGNWSGLERFTGGARDIDDVLEVSGSKLYFFKGSQYIRYNLTTGDKADKNYPLDVSGATWSGVQQWPLGLDAAVKRNSSIAYLFNGGEYVRYNLITDKAESGYPRPVDGATWPGLTGFVEAGTAFATPALTAAERNGQPLARNLYGTVPAGATSVEVELRFEKGSGAGFPFADELNFRVD; this comes from the coding sequence ATGACAACGATGAAACGCGCGGGGCGCCTGCTGGCCCTCGCTACCGCCTCGCTGCTCGCCTTGCAGGCCCAGGCCGGCACCAACAAGGTGCTGTTCTTCGGTATCGACGGCTTCAAGGCCGATGCCATTCCCGCCGGCAACATGGTCAACCTCGAGCAACTGATCGCCAGCGGCGTCTACACCGACGGTGGCTGGTCGCCGGACACCTCCATGAGCGGCCCAGGCTGGTCGACCCTGTTCATGGGCGTCGAGCGCGACAAGCACGGCGTGCGCGACAACAACTTCACCGGGCAGAACTACGCCCAGTACCCGCACTTCCTCACCCTGCTGGAACAGCGCAAGCCCCAGCTGGTGACCGCCTATGCCTACAACTGGTCGCCGCTCTACGCGCAGATGAAGCCCCAGGCCGACCTCAAGTTCGACGGCCCCGAAGCCAATGACCCGGTGCTGATCGCCCAGGCCGAGGACTGGCTGCGCAACCGCGCCGACCTCGACGTGCTCAGCGCCTACTACTACGGCGTCGACGAAGCCGGCCACAGCCACGGCTTCCACTCCGACACCCCGCAATACGTCCAGGCCATGGGCCAGGCCGACGCCGCCCTCGGCCGCCTGCTGCAGGCGATCAAGTCGCGCCCCACCTACGCCCAGGAGAACTGGCTGATCGTGGTCAGCACCGACCACGGCGGCAGCAGCACCGGCCACGGCGCCAACCGCCCCGAACACCGCAAGGTGGCGGTGGTGCTCAGCGGCGCCGGCATTCCCGCCCTCGGCCGCAACCGCCTGGCCACCCCGCTACGCCAGGTGGACGTGGTGCCCACCCTGTTCGAGCACCTGGGCGTCTCCACCCAGGGCCTGGCCCTGGACGGCCGCTCGCGCCTGCACCCCGTGGCGCGCACCTTCGCCTTCGGCCAGAACCTGCTGGCCAACCCAGGCGCCGAGTACGGTGCGGCCCACACCGACCTGGCCTACGACCCGGACATCGCCGGCTGGACCAAGGGCGGCCTGCAGACGGTGACGCGCTACGGCGCCCGCAGCGAACTGCCCGCCGGCCAGGGCCAGCTCTTCGTCGGCCAGGGCAAGGGTTCCCTGACCCAGCGCATCGAGCTACCGCCGGAGGCCGCCGGCCGCCCCTTCCAGCTCGACGCCCTGCTCGGCGCCAGCGCCGGCAACAGCCATGACGCCCGCGTGCTGGTGCGCTTCCACACCGCCGAGAAACGCAGCTCGGTGTACTGGAACGACGACACCGGCTACTTCTTCGCCGGCGATCGCTACTACCGCTACAACTACCGCGACGACAAGGTCGACGCCGGTTATCCACAGCCCATCGCCGGCAACTGGATCGGCTTCGAAGGCTTCGAGGGCGGCGCACGGGATATCGACGCCGGCTTCAACGCCGGCAACGGCAAGGCGTACTTCTTCAAGGGCACCCAATACGTGCGCTTCGACATCGCCAGCGACCGCGTCGACCCCGGCTATCCCAAGCCCATCGCCGGCAACTGGTCGGGCCTGGAACGCTTCACCGGCGGCGCCCGCGACATCGACGACGTGCTCGAGGTCAGCGGCTCCAAGCTGTACTTCTTCAAGGGCAGCCAGTACATCCGCTACAACCTGACCACCGGCGACAAGGCGGACAAGAACTACCCGCTGGACGTCTCCGGCGCCACCTGGTCCGGCGTGCAGCAGTGGCCCCTGGGCCTGGACGCGGCGGTCAAGCGCAACAGCTCCATCGCCTACCTGTTCAACGGCGGCGAGTACGTGCGCTACAACCTGATCACCGACAAGGCCGAGAGCGGCTACCCGCGCCCCGTGGACGGCGCCACCTGGCCGGGCCTTACCGGCTTCGTCGAAGCGGGCACCGCCTTCGCCACGCCCGCCCTGACCGCCGCCGAGCGCAACGGCCAGCCGCTGGCCCGCAACCTCTACGGCACGGTGCCGGCCGGCGCCACCTCGGTGGAAGTGGAACTGCGCTTCGAGAAGGGCAGCGGCGCCGGCTTCCCCTTCGCCGATGAGCTGAACTTCCGCGTCGACTGA
- a CDS encoding class I SAM-dependent rRNA methyltransferase gives MSLPSLRLKANADRRLRAGHLWVYSNEIDVVATPLNAFQPGDQAILEAAGGKALGVVALSPNNLICARLVSRDVKHSLDKSLLVHRINVALSLRERLFDKPYYRLVYGDSDLLPGLVVDRFGDHIVVQLASAAMERNKDAVLEALVQVLKPRGVLWKNDSAARDAEGLERYVDTAFGVVPEWVALEENGVKFEAPVLEGQKTGWFYDHRMNRARLAPYVKGKRVLDLFSYIGGWGVQAAAFGASEVFCVDASGFALDGVERNATLNGVAEQVTCVEGDVFEALKELKASEERFDVVVADPPAFIKRKKDLKNGEAAYRRLNEQAMRLLNKDGILVSASCSMHLPEDDLQNILLGSARHLDRNIQLLERGGQGPDHPVHPAIPETRYIKSITCRLLPNS, from the coding sequence ATGTCCCTGCCCAGCCTGCGCCTCAAAGCCAACGCCGATCGACGCCTGCGCGCCGGCCACCTGTGGGTCTACAGCAACGAGATCGACGTGGTCGCCACTCCGCTGAACGCCTTCCAGCCCGGCGACCAGGCCATCCTCGAAGCCGCTGGCGGCAAGGCCCTGGGCGTGGTCGCGCTGAGCCCGAACAACCTCATCTGCGCGCGCCTGGTGTCCCGCGACGTCAAGCACAGCCTCGACAAGTCGCTGCTGGTGCACCGCATCAACGTGGCCCTGAGCCTGCGCGAGCGCCTGTTCGACAAGCCCTACTACCGCCTGGTCTACGGCGACTCCGACCTGCTTCCGGGCCTGGTGGTGGACCGTTTCGGCGACCATATCGTGGTGCAACTGGCCTCCGCCGCCATGGAGCGCAACAAGGATGCCGTGCTCGAAGCCCTGGTGCAGGTGCTCAAGCCCCGTGGCGTGCTGTGGAAGAACGACTCCGCCGCCCGTGACGCCGAAGGCCTGGAGCGCTACGTGGACACCGCCTTCGGCGTGGTGCCCGAGTGGGTCGCCCTGGAAGAGAACGGCGTGAAGTTCGAAGCCCCGGTACTGGAAGGCCAGAAGACCGGCTGGTTCTACGACCACCGCATGAACCGCGCGCGCCTGGCGCCCTACGTCAAGGGCAAGCGCGTGCTCGACCTGTTCAGCTACATCGGCGGCTGGGGCGTGCAGGCCGCGGCCTTCGGCGCCAGTGAAGTGTTCTGCGTCGATGCCAGCGGCTTCGCCCTCGACGGCGTCGAGCGCAACGCCACCCTCAACGGCGTGGCCGAACAGGTCACCTGCGTCGAAGGCGACGTCTTCGAAGCCCTCAAGGAACTGAAAGCCTCCGAGGAGCGCTTCGACGTGGTGGTGGCCGACCCGCCCGCCTTCATCAAGCGCAAGAAGGACCTGAAGAACGGCGAAGCCGCCTACCGCCGCCTCAACGAACAGGCCATGCGCCTGCTCAACAAGGACGGCATCCTGGTCAGCGCCTCCTGCTCCATGCACCTGCCCGAGGACGACCTGCAGAACATCCTGCTCGGCAGCGCCCGCCACCTGGACCGCAACATCCAGCTGCTGGAACGCGGCGGCCAGGGCCCGGACCACCCGGTGCACCCGGCGATCCCGGAAACCCGCTACATCAAGAGCATCACCTGCCGCCTGCTGCCCAACAGCTGA
- a CDS encoding HDOD domain-containing protein: MPPQPQIMVDLQMEQVMPSPDLRTIAKLISQDPGLSGALLKIVNSPFYGLTNRIASIQQAVNLLGCNTVINLINAQSIKGEMTDETIVTLNRFWDTAQDVAMTCLTLAKRIGHQQADEAYALGLFHNCGIPLMLKRFPDYMTVLEEAYASASVERRIVDTENRLLNTNHAVVGYFTARSWRLPEHLCEAIANHHNALSIFSDDSGRDAPLKTLLAILKMAEHVCASHLVLGNQADDHEWNSIRALVLDYVGLSEYDFENLKESIRELGAH; this comes from the coding sequence GTGCCGCCCCAGCCGCAGATCATGGTCGACCTGCAGATGGAGCAGGTCATGCCCAGCCCTGACCTGCGCACCATCGCCAAGCTCATCAGCCAGGACCCGGGCCTGTCGGGCGCGCTGCTGAAGATCGTCAACTCGCCGTTCTACGGGCTGACCAACCGCATCGCCTCGATCCAGCAGGCGGTCAACCTGCTGGGCTGCAACACGGTGATCAACCTGATCAACGCGCAGTCGATCAAGGGCGAGATGACCGACGAGACCATCGTCACCCTGAACCGCTTCTGGGACACCGCCCAGGACGTGGCCATGACCTGCCTGACCCTGGCCAAGCGCATCGGCCACCAGCAGGCCGACGAGGCCTATGCACTGGGGTTGTTCCACAACTGCGGCATCCCGCTGATGCTCAAGCGCTTCCCCGACTACATGACGGTGCTGGAGGAGGCCTATGCCAGCGCCAGCGTCGAGCGCCGCATCGTCGACACCGAGAACCGCCTGCTCAACACCAACCATGCGGTGGTGGGCTACTTCACCGCGCGCTCCTGGCGCCTGCCGGAGCACCTCTGCGAGGCCATCGCCAACCACCACAACGCGCTGTCGATCTTCAGCGACGACTCCGGCCGCGATGCGCCGTTGAAGACGCTGCTGGCGATCCTGAAGATGGCCGAGCACGTCTGCGCCTCGCACCTGGTGCTGGGCAACCAGGCCGACGACCACGAGTGGAACAGCATCCGCGCGCTGGTGCTCGACTATGTCGGTCTGTCGGAGTACGACTTCGAGAACCTCAAGGAAAGCATCCGCGAACTGGGCGCCCACTGA